The genomic interval ttggtggtactttacgtaccacctttatgcacccggggcggtgtagtagacttgaatgatGGTACccgcctacctccaaacaaactttcggtaatgaagaggttaagggactaaagaaaattctgactgttcaaTAACAAACCATATGATCCCAGTTGTCTGTTATTACTCCAGACCTTCCCTTGCCAGAAGGTGGAGTATATGCtgctgaatagagggtttgatatttgtaaatACATTCAACCAACAGACTAACAGTATAGCTACCgaactcacctgtatcagaccagtccagcatgtGACGCATCTATTCCTCAACCTGCCCAAAGGAAGAAGAatggaaataagagaaagaaagagaccagttCAAGCACTCATTCTCTCTTTTGCACAATCACCaaaggtaagatacaaactgtccggTCAAGGACAAGGATGAGTTAAaccacttgttgggcagccaccacaggacctaggGAAAACGTGTTCATGACTTGTGGGCAACATCTCTCAAATAAAAGGAGGAGAACGTGGATTGTTGTAACCAGTCCAGCGTCCAAAACTTTACGAACAGCAAAATTtttcttgaaagccagagagaAACTTGCCTctgacgtcatgtgctctagcctgcacagactcagtgaAAGAACCATCAAGAGATGAATAagcctgcttgattgcctcacGAATCCAGTAAGAAATGGAATCCTTTAACCTCTTTCTTTACTCGTCCCATACtaacaaaaagcctacgacaccccggcctgaggtgtcgagtcctTTTGACATAGCAATGTAAGGTTCTCACAGGACATAAGAGATCTTGTGGGTCATTAtccacaaagtcattcaaagatggtatggaaaaggaggcaaatctGTCGTCATGTactgagggattctgggtcttggccataaattccgggacaaattcgaaggccaCCGATccccaacccctggtatgtttcacatcataactaaggccatgaagctctcctaccctcttcgaggaagaaaaaactaaaaggaaaactgtcttcagCGATAAGTTTCTGTCCGAGGAACGCCGTAAGGGTTTGTAAGGAGCTCTAGTGAAAATCTTAATGACAAGTGAAACATCCCACAAGAGGCTTaagttcccttggagaacaggtcTGCTCGAAACCTTTGAACAATAAAGAGATCTCCCAGGATGAGGAGATATTTACACCTCTCAGGCATAACACAAAGGCTAAAGCTGTAGCTTCTGATAGCAGAAATAGAAAGACCTTTCTCATCTCTGAGAAAGACCAAAAAATCTGCTCTGCGGTGAATAGAGGTTTTGAGCGGAGACAAACCCCAtcgacgacaccaatcacagtatattGCCCATTTCCCTTGGTAGACTGCAGCCGAGGACTTCCTGAGATGGCTGGACATATGCCTTGCTGTCTCCTGAGAAAATCCtcttgctcggaggagatacttgatagcctccatctgtgaagagacagggattctactgagtGGTGGAATCTTTTAACGTGAAGTTGGCCAAGTAATTGTCTCCATGGGGGAATTtctcttggaacctctgacagCAGAAACAGAAGGGCCGCAAACCATTCTGCCTGCAGCCACAGAGAAGCCACTAATGTCATCTTTAAGTTTCGAGATCTCACCACCCTGTTCAACACTTGACGGAGcaggcaaaatggaggaaatgcataCACCTCTAAGTTGTCCCAAGGATGTTGAAAGGCATCCTCTGCTAGTGCTAAGGGATCCAGAATCACCGAGCAATAGACCTCTAGCTTCTTGTTGTAGTaggttgcaaagaggtctaacGTAGGCCTCCCCCACACCTGAAAAAGCCTGTCTGCCACAGCCTGATGTAAAGACCACTTCATGCCTACAATTTGGTTTTGATGGCTCAACGTGTCTGAGACCAAATTCTTTTTGCCTGGAATATATTCTGCTGAGAGTTCCACTGAGTTGTCGATTGCCCAATGATGTAATTCGACTGTCAGAGAGTGGAGCTGGAGAGATACCAGGCCCccttgtttgttcacataggccacCATTGTGATGTTGTCCAACTTCAGAAccacagaatgaccctctaccttctcccgaaactccttcaaaCCGAgaaaagctgccttcaactccaagacgatGTGCAGAAGCTTCTCTTCCGAACTCCAAATGCTTGATGTGATGAGGTCCCCCAGATGACCACCCCAACCCATGAGAAAGGCActtgagaacagaaggaagtctggagggAGAGAGTTCAGAGCAACACCTATTAAGAGATTCTGATTGTCCAACCACCGACAAGGGTCCTTTCTCACCTCTTCGCACAGAGGCACCTTCTGAAGAAGGGAGTCTTCTGCAGGGAACCAGAAGTATTTTAGTCTCCAGTCTGTAACGAAGATGTAGATGAccgtgagggaccagcttcttgagagaagacaaaatccctaGAAGAACCTGCCATAGGTGAGTTGACTGTTCTGGTTAAGAGAGGAAACGGCGTGCTATTACTCGCAACTTCTCTAACCTCTGGTCCGAAGGAAACATTCTCGACGCTGTTGTATCTGTTATCATACCTAGGTAAAGCACCCTCTGGCTGGGCTCCAGATTCGACTTCTCTGGGTTCACCA from Macrobrachium nipponense isolate FS-2020 chromosome 28, ASM1510439v2, whole genome shotgun sequence carries:
- the LOC135201227 gene encoding uncharacterized protein LOC135201227 — encoded protein: MGWGGHLGDLITSSIWSSEEKLLHIVLELKAAFLGLKEFREKVEGHSVVLKLDNITMVAYVNKQGGLVSLQLHSLTVELHHWAIDNSVELSAEYIPGKKNLVSDTLSHQNQIVGMKWSLHQAVADRLFQVWGRPTLDLFATYYNKKLEVYCSVILDPLALAEDAFQHPWDNLEVYAFPPFCLLRQVLNRVVRSRNLKMTLVASLWLQAEWFAALLFLLSEVPREIPPWRQLLGQLHVKRFHHSVESLSLHRWRLSSISSEQEDFLRRQQGICPAISGSPRLQSTKGNGQYTVIGVVDGVCLRSKPLFTAEQIFWSFSEMRKVFLFLLSEATALAFVLCLRGVNISSSWEISLLFKGFEQTCSPRELKPLVGCFTCH